The Kroppenstedtia pulmonis genome has a segment encoding these proteins:
- a CDS encoding TetR/AcrR family transcriptional regulator: MPKIVDHDHKRKIIAETAWKIIETEGIEKASIRRIASEAGMSTGALRHYFSNQDELLLFIMEYFLARGKERSENKSWSKNPLVAVQETLLELVPVDRDKQTETCVWLVFAIRSLTSVALNTKKDELTEGEYILMEALLEILIKAGYVNKDINIEIEKLRLSAVIEGLSIHALLRPDIFTIEKTEHIITHHLNELCN; the protein is encoded by the coding sequence ATGCCGAAAATTGTTGATCATGATCACAAAAGGAAAATTATCGCTGAAACAGCTTGGAAAATTATTGAAACGGAAGGCATTGAAAAAGCATCTATCCGAAGAATTGCATCTGAAGCTGGAATGTCTACCGGAGCACTAAGACATTATTTCTCAAACCAAGATGAATTACTATTATTTATCATGGAATATTTTCTTGCTCGTGGGAAAGAACGGTCGGAGAATAAATCATGGTCAAAAAACCCTCTTGTTGCGGTACAGGAAACGTTGTTAGAATTAGTTCCTGTGGATCGGGATAAACAAACTGAAACTTGCGTTTGGCTAGTTTTCGCCATTCGCTCACTTACAAGTGTAGCTTTGAACACGAAAAAAGATGAACTAACCGAAGGTGAATATATTTTAATGGAAGCATTGCTTGAAATATTGATAAAAGCAGGCTATGTAAATAAAGACATAAATATTGAAATAGAAAAATTAAGGCTTTCGGCAGTCATTGAAGGTTTATCCATACATGCTCTATTAAGACCGGATATATTCACAATTGAAAAAACAGAACATATTATTACTCACCACTTAAATGAACTTTGCAATTAA
- a CDS encoding citrate synthase/methylcitrate synthase → MTVQSGLEGIVVAESDLSLVDGSQGYLIYRGCWAKELALHQTFEETVFLLWYGRLPTAGELKEFRSQLAKERRLPASVVEIISRIPRQTDMMSVLRTAISSLELKGASWPPTVDQGLSILAKIPTIIAYRHHLLKGTPVPEYRFDLSHGENYLYMLSGKVPVAAHTRSLDSYLILTAEHGMNASTFAARVVTSTQSDLLSALTAAIGALKGPLHGGAPAEVENMLESIGTSDQAESWLRERLDQGEKLMGFGHRIYKTRDPRAEALQIVARDLAPEEPWFQLAVEVEQTALRLLHQRKPDKSLHTNVEFYAAAVLRAVGLPKELYTPTFALSRAAGWCAHILEQAAANRIIRPQSRYTGFIPEL, encoded by the coding sequence ATGACGGTTCAATCCGGTTTGGAAGGGATTGTGGTGGCGGAATCCGATTTGTCCTTGGTGGATGGCAGTCAGGGATACCTGATTTACAGGGGTTGTTGGGCCAAGGAACTCGCTCTGCACCAAACATTTGAGGAGACTGTTTTTCTATTGTGGTATGGGAGGCTTCCAACCGCCGGAGAATTAAAAGAGTTTCGCAGTCAGCTGGCAAAAGAACGCCGATTGCCAGCCTCGGTGGTGGAAATTATCTCCCGGATCCCACGGCAAACCGATATGATGAGCGTATTGCGAACGGCGATATCCTCATTGGAATTGAAAGGAGCTTCCTGGCCGCCCACCGTGGACCAAGGACTTTCAATCCTGGCAAAGATTCCGACGATCATTGCTTATCGCCATCACCTGTTAAAAGGAACTCCAGTACCGGAATATCGCTTTGATCTTTCCCATGGAGAGAATTACTTGTACATGTTGTCCGGTAAGGTTCCCGTGGCGGCCCACACACGTTCTTTGGATTCCTATCTGATTTTAACCGCAGAGCATGGGATGAACGCTTCCACCTTTGCCGCAAGGGTTGTGACCTCTACCCAATCCGATCTGTTATCTGCTTTGACGGCGGCGATCGGTGCCTTAAAGGGACCTTTACATGGAGGAGCACCGGCGGAAGTGGAGAATATGCTGGAAAGCATCGGAACCTCGGACCAGGCGGAATCCTGGCTTCGGGAACGTTTGGATCAGGGAGAGAAACTGATGGGCTTTGGTCATCGTATCTACAAAACCCGGGATCCCCGTGCTGAAGCTCTCCAAATCGTTGCCCGTGATTTGGCTCCGGAGGAACCATGGTTTCAATTGGCAGTGGAAGTGGAGCAAACGGCTCTTCGTCTGCTTCACCAACGGAAACCGGATAAGAGTTTGCATACCAATGTAGAGTTTTATGCGGCTGCTGTTTTAAGAGCTGTAGGTTTACCCAAGGAATTGTATACCCCCACTTTTGCTCTCAGTCGTGCTGCGGGGTGGTGCGCCCATATTTTGGAACAGGCGGCTGCCAACCGAATTATTCGTCCCCAATCTCGCTATACTGGCTTCATTCCGGAGCTTTAA
- a CDS encoding group II intron reverse transcriptase/maturase — translation MMPEKAVTERCRRYMRNGEPTQLSERINDTDFSIITQYQLEYREFVQYNTLATNIGQAHRLNWIMQVSLLKTLANKHKSTTTKLAKQYVKTIITANGPKRVLQAK, via the coding sequence ATGATGCCCGAAAAAGCAGTGACAGAACGTTGCAGACGATACATGAGGAATGGAGAACCAACCCAACTATCGGAAAGGATCAATGACACTGACTTTAGTATCATTACACAGTACCAACTGGAGTACAGAGAGTTTGTACAATACAACACCCTAGCCACTAACATTGGACAAGCACACCGATTGAATTGGATAATGCAGGTCTCACTACTGAAGACCTTAGCCAATAAACACAAAAGCACCACCACAAAACTTGCCAAACAATATGTTAAAACAATTATTACAGCTAATGGGCCTAAAAGAGTGCTACAAGCAAAATAA
- a CDS encoding LysR family transcriptional regulator, with protein sequence MDQLITFLEIAKQNSFRQAALRLNLTQPAVSAQIRNLEAELECLLFHRHRVSLTPAGKEFLPFARQMIALWEEGKKTVLETQDLLQGNVTIGISSGVALTVLPRLLRYFRDTRPKVKITAHTLPVEETIQGIEEGQLDAGILYGQKAGPTLQSQTLFYDNLILISPVDHPVSAHSFLSLNQLRQLPLISLTPNTPERQWLDQLFHKAGIYPEIIIELSSVEEVKRMVREGLGPALVPLLSLDPSTDENVRRIRVPELTTQLPVTLLYPQGPYLSLSLQRILDDIQGIYPTTDS encoded by the coding sequence TTGGATCAATTGATTACCTTTTTAGAAATCGCTAAACAGAACAGCTTTCGTCAAGCGGCTCTTCGTCTTAACTTAACCCAGCCGGCGGTCAGTGCACAAATCCGAAACCTGGAAGCGGAACTAGAATGCCTTTTGTTCCATCGCCATCGTGTTTCTCTGACTCCGGCAGGTAAAGAATTCCTTCCTTTTGCCCGTCAGATGATCGCTCTGTGGGAAGAAGGAAAGAAAACCGTTTTGGAGACACAGGATCTGCTTCAGGGAAATGTTACAATCGGAATCTCCTCCGGGGTTGCCCTAACCGTCCTCCCGCGCTTGCTCCGTTACTTCCGGGATACCCGCCCTAAAGTAAAGATCACGGCTCACACATTGCCTGTTGAGGAAACCATTCAGGGGATAGAAGAAGGACAGCTTGATGCAGGAATTTTATATGGCCAAAAAGCAGGTCCCACTCTTCAGAGTCAGACCTTGTTTTACGATAATCTGATTTTGATCAGTCCGGTGGATCATCCCGTTTCCGCTCATTCGTTTTTGTCCTTGAACCAGCTCCGGCAACTCCCTCTTATTTCTTTAACCCCGAATACACCGGAAAGACAGTGGCTGGATCAACTGTTTCACAAAGCGGGGATTTACCCTGAGATTATCATCGAACTGTCCAGCGTTGAAGAGGTAAAGCGAATGGTTCGGGAAGGATTGGGCCCGGCTTTGGTGCCCCTGCTCAGCTTGGATCCCAGTACAGACGAAAATGTGAGGCGAATACGGGTACCGGAGCTAACAACGCAACTCCCCGTTACTCTCCTTTATCCCCAGGGACCCTATCTCTCTTTGTCTTTGCAACGAATCTTGGATGACATTCAGGGCATATACCCGACTACAGACAGTTAA
- a CDS encoding GAP family protein: MLEVIESFIPTNIDFTTALLIIILCAFIDILSPGVLAITAYILLIQKEKLKSRLIVFLLSTQLCYFIIGILVYLGVGPILGFIESMTKNQISSWFYTIFGAALVLISFYKPKKGMESRFMEWLPNQVSLRAMIILGFIVFTIEFATALPYFYSILLMDGLAFNTGLSISILFGYNIIMVLPSILLLIIYILFRSWIQNKLEKLRGKLVKAPLSSVLVAVTVIGAVLFNIGIRGIL, translated from the coding sequence GTGCTAGAAGTCATTGAATCATTCATTCCTACCAACATAGATTTCACAACAGCACTCCTCATTATTATACTCTGTGCTTTCATTGATATCTTAAGCCCTGGAGTATTGGCGATCACAGCTTATATCCTACTAATACAAAAAGAAAAATTGAAATCGCGTTTGATTGTGTTTTTATTATCGACACAACTTTGCTATTTTATCATAGGAATCTTGGTTTACCTAGGAGTTGGGCCGATTCTTGGTTTTATAGAAAGTATGACCAAGAATCAAATTTCAAGTTGGTTTTATACGATATTTGGTGCTGCCCTTGTACTGATTAGCTTTTATAAGCCTAAGAAAGGAATGGAATCACGATTTATGGAATGGTTGCCAAATCAAGTATCGTTAAGGGCGATGATTATACTCGGTTTCATTGTGTTTACGATCGAGTTTGCCACTGCTTTACCGTATTTTTACTCGATCTTATTAATGGATGGTTTAGCGTTTAATACGGGGTTATCCATAAGTATTTTATTTGGCTATAACATAATTATGGTACTTCCTTCAATCTTACTATTGATCATTTATATACTATTTAGAAGTTGGATACAGAACAAGCTTGAAAAGCTAAGGGGAAAATTAGTAAAAGCTCCATTGTCTTCTGTATTAGTGGCAGTGACTGTTATTGGAGCGGTTTTATTCAATATTGGCATTAGGGGAATTTTATAG
- a CDS encoding PaaI family thioesterase has product MEEKLQQVCREGTDEEKEILRLALQAIDKKRTAGSAYPSGFLGLSGEFVEEGIYQFRLPITPYMLNRGGFVHGGITATLADSTMGSLINKSMPKDSFAITVNMNVNYLQPGRGKELISQAKMVRMGQTLAVAECWITNEKGRQIATATGTFSLIYLSDKKA; this is encoded by the coding sequence ATGGAAGAAAAACTGCAACAAGTATGTCGTGAGGGAACGGATGAGGAGAAAGAGATTCTCCGTTTGGCCTTGCAGGCCATCGATAAAAAACGAACAGCCGGCAGTGCCTATCCCTCAGGGTTTTTAGGTTTATCCGGAGAGTTTGTGGAAGAAGGCATATACCAGTTTCGTTTGCCGATCACTCCTTACATGCTGAACCGGGGCGGCTTTGTACATGGAGGGATTACAGCGACTTTAGCAGATTCCACCATGGGCTCTCTGATCAATAAAAGTATGCCGAAAGACTCTTTTGCCATCACAGTTAACATGAACGTCAATTATCTTCAACCAGGAAGAGGAAAGGAACTGATTTCCCAGGCGAAGATGGTTCGGATGGGGCAAACATTGGCAGTGGCGGAGTGTTGGATCACCAACGAAAAAGGACGTCAAATTGCTACCGCCACAGGGACATTCTCTTTGATTTACTTATCTGATAAAAAAGCTTAA
- a CDS encoding sulfotransferase family protein: MSNQATEPRSGFRREAPVVIGGVGGSGTRVVAELLKEMGFYMGKLNKSNDNRSFASLFRRPEWFMRYHRSNPRVIYQALSQFEKQMLQHPDANSSRYVGWGWKNPVSHIYLDFLERYFSELRYIHVIRHGLDIAYSGNKNQLRLWGKLFQIKKPTPEQKSRAYLQYWIRSNRRAIQLGQKMGNRFYLLKYDDLCLHPVREINRLLRFLRLDPRRVSVQKLSKLVQRPSSIGRYKEQDIRLFAPHELKAVQDLGFAVQGQRS, encoded by the coding sequence ATGTCCAACCAGGCAACTGAACCCCGGTCCGGTTTCCGGCGAGAAGCGCCAGTGGTCATCGGGGGCGTTGGTGGAAGCGGAACACGGGTAGTGGCGGAGTTGTTAAAAGAAATGGGTTTTTATATGGGGAAATTAAATAAGTCCAATGATAACCGCAGCTTTGCGTCACTGTTTCGCCGACCGGAATGGTTCATGCGATATCATCGTTCTAATCCCAGGGTCATCTATCAAGCTTTAAGCCAATTTGAGAAACAAATGCTCCAACATCCGGATGCCAACTCATCTCGTTATGTGGGATGGGGCTGGAAAAATCCCGTCTCCCACATCTATTTGGACTTTCTGGAGCGCTATTTCAGCGAACTTCGATACATTCACGTCATTCGCCATGGACTGGATATCGCTTACAGCGGAAATAAAAATCAATTGCGTCTGTGGGGAAAGCTCTTCCAAATAAAGAAACCGACCCCTGAGCAGAAATCCAGGGCCTACCTCCAATATTGGATTCGCTCTAACCGGCGTGCGATACAATTGGGACAAAAGATGGGCAATCGTTTTTATCTTCTCAAATACGATGATCTTTGCCTGCATCCGGTTCGGGAAATCAATCGGCTCCTCCGCTTTTTGAGACTGGACCCCCGCAGAGTATCCGTCCAAAAGCTGAGTAAACTCGTTCAACGTCCCTCATCCATCGGACGATACAAGGAACAAGATATCCGTCTGTTTGCCCCCCATGAACTTAAAGCCGTCCAGGATCTTGGTTTCGCTGTACAGGGCCAGCGTTCATGA
- a CDS encoding NYN domain-containing protein, which produces MKDDKSVAILVDLENVYYGLKKYHMDPDHPEPRHNLFLRLQEHYGRRAIRLMDVYADFDHLDMSLNSLKKKRVHIHQVYGNGRGGEERKNAADIQLCLDAMDILHQIPAVDTFVIVSADRDMIPLLDRLWSEGKRVELFCLQDESLSKTAQLHEFCDEIHNLFNFLNISQFQNLSRMDRLVQDALIQIYEWYEDPNNLGKSYGSTWIKKDLMRKLNLVEGEASQLFAKLLQGRYLEPYEIEVEGNIYYGYHVNLKHPQVRTIIRIAGYMV; this is translated from the coding sequence ATGAAAGATGATAAATCCGTCGCTATATTAGTCGACTTGGAAAATGTGTACTATGGCTTAAAAAAATATCATATGGATCCGGACCACCCAGAGCCTCGACACAATCTTTTTCTGCGTCTTCAGGAACATTACGGACGCAGAGCGATTCGGTTGATGGATGTATATGCTGACTTTGATCACCTGGATATGTCATTAAACAGCTTGAAAAAGAAGCGGGTTCATATTCACCAGGTTTACGGAAACGGGAGAGGAGGAGAAGAGAGAAAAAACGCTGCTGATATTCAACTTTGTCTGGATGCGATGGATATTTTGCATCAAATCCCGGCAGTAGATACTTTTGTGATTGTAAGTGCTGATCGGGATATGATTCCGTTACTTGATCGATTATGGTCGGAAGGAAAAAGAGTGGAGCTTTTTTGTCTACAGGATGAAAGCCTGTCTAAAACTGCTCAATTACACGAGTTTTGCGATGAAATACACAATTTATTTAATTTTTTGAATATATCTCAATTCCAAAACTTATCCAGGATGGATCGCCTGGTGCAGGATGCCTTAATTCAGATTTATGAATGGTATGAAGACCCTAATAACCTTGGAAAAAGTTATGGCAGCACTTGGATTAAGAAAGACCTGATGCGCAAATTGAACCTGGTGGAAGGAGAGGCCAGCCAACTTTTTGCCAAACTTCTACAGGGTCGTTACCTGGAGCCTTATGAAATTGAAGTGGAAGGTAACATCTATTACGGTTATCATGTTAACCTGAAACATCCCCAGGTTCGTACAATTATCCGGATTGCCGGTTACATGGTGTGA
- a CDS encoding M42 family metallopeptidase, with the protein MDTIPINRIVDTLVQLVKIPSPTGRVEMAIDYLKKRLSPFEERIHLYQTAKGSLMVTLPGKDTATERLLTAHVDTLGGMVKEIKPNGRLRITNIGGITWHSIDGAYCIITTREGQEISGTILATHTSVHVYDDARTQERKEENMEVRVDAKVHNAEDIKKLGIRVGDFVSFDPGVQVTQGFIKGRHMDDKASAAILLEMIVEILNQKIDLPYPTHFYFSNNEEVGFGANSNIPKKVREYLAVDMGAIGEGLATDEYCVSICAKDGSGPYHYGLRDKLVRLAEANDIYHQVDIYPYYSSDASAAVRAGYDLIHGLVGPGVDASHAYERTHQEALENTYRLLSHYIQSPSL; encoded by the coding sequence ATGGATACTATCCCCATAAATCGCATCGTGGATACATTGGTGCAACTGGTGAAAATCCCAAGTCCAACTGGCAGAGTGGAAATGGCAATTGATTATTTAAAAAAACGCCTGAGTCCTTTTGAAGAAAGGATCCATCTGTACCAGACGGCTAAGGGAAGTTTAATGGTTACTCTTCCCGGAAAGGATACTGCCACAGAGCGCTTGTTGACTGCTCATGTGGATACATTGGGAGGAATGGTCAAGGAAATAAAACCAAATGGGCGACTTCGGATTACCAATATCGGGGGGATCACCTGGCATTCCATAGATGGAGCTTATTGCATCATTACAACCAGGGAAGGTCAAGAGATCAGCGGAACGATCCTGGCCACCCATACTTCTGTCCATGTTTACGATGATGCCCGTACCCAGGAAAGGAAAGAAGAAAACATGGAAGTAAGGGTGGATGCGAAAGTACATAATGCGGAGGACATAAAAAAACTGGGAATCCGTGTAGGGGATTTTGTCTCCTTTGATCCAGGGGTACAAGTGACCCAAGGTTTTATCAAAGGAAGGCATATGGATGACAAAGCCAGTGCCGCTATTTTACTGGAAATGATTGTGGAAATCCTGAATCAAAAGATAGACCTTCCCTACCCTACTCATTTTTATTTCAGTAACAATGAAGAGGTGGGTTTTGGAGCCAACTCCAATATCCCCAAAAAGGTACGGGAATACTTGGCAGTGGACATGGGAGCGATCGGTGAAGGTCTGGCAACGGATGAATACTGTGTTTCTATCTGCGCGAAAGATGGAAGCGGTCCCTATCATTACGGCTTACGGGATAAATTGGTCCGGTTGGCGGAAGCAAACGACATCTATCATCAAGTGGATATTTATCCTTATTATTCTTCCGACGCCAGTGCCGCAGTCAGAGCCGGGTATGACTTGATTCACGGACTTGTCGGGCCGGGGGTGGATGCTTCCCATGCTTACGAACGGACTCATCAGGAAGCGCTGGAAAATACCTACCGACTGTTATCACATTATATCCAGTCTCCCTCTCTGTAG
- a CDS encoding AbrB/MazE/SpoVT family DNA-binding domain-containing protein: MKATGIVRKVDELGRIVLPVELRRTMDIDVRDPLEIYVDGSNVVLKKYSPSCIFCGQAENVLHYRNRNVCKECLHELASAIEDA; encoded by the coding sequence ATGAAGGCAACAGGAATTGTTAGGAAAGTGGATGAGTTGGGAAGAATCGTTCTTCCTGTGGAATTGCGCCGTACCATGGACATTGATGTACGGGATCCTTTGGAAATTTATGTAGATGGGTCCAATGTCGTTCTGAAAAAATACAGCCCTTCTTGCATTTTTTGTGGACAGGCGGAAAATGTTTTGCACTATCGAAATAGGAATGTCTGTAAAGAGTGTTTGCATGAACTGGCTTCTGCCATTGAAGACGCTTAA
- a CDS encoding alanine/glycine:cation symporter family protein yields the protein MLMNWVNLINEWVWGLPTLILLVGTGVFLTVRLGFLQFSTLPYALKLAFTPNQDKKSKGDISHFSALMTALAATIGTGNIVGVATAVTTGGPGAVFWMWVTALFGMATKYAEAILAVKYRVTNEKGEISGGPMYYIERGLGSKWLAVLFALFGAIAAFGIGNMVQSHSVSQAITDISGGAVPGWVTGIILVVLTGIVILGGIQSIGKISSYLVPFMAVFYILGGLVVIAFNIDQVPAAVGIIINDAFTGQAMAGGAIGVVIQQGVARGLFSNEAGMGSAPIAAAAAKTDSPGRQALVSMTGTFLDTIVVCSITGLTLVISGAYADSSLEGAHMTIAAFNQGIPVIGGAIVSVGLILFAYSTILGWSYYGEKCFTYLFGERILIGYRIIFVLALFVGAIQEIALVWGISDTMNALMALPNLIGLLLLSGVVASETRSFREQIKLERQMNSRQKQSS from the coding sequence ATGCTAATGAATTGGGTGAATCTGATCAATGAATGGGTTTGGGGCTTACCCACCCTCATTCTGCTAGTGGGAACAGGAGTTTTTCTTACAGTGCGTTTAGGCTTTCTGCAATTTTCAACTCTTCCTTACGCATTGAAACTGGCCTTCACCCCCAACCAGGACAAAAAGTCCAAAGGTGATATCTCTCACTTTTCAGCTTTAATGACTGCCCTTGCAGCCACGATTGGAACCGGGAATATCGTTGGGGTGGCCACTGCTGTCACCACCGGGGGACCTGGTGCCGTCTTCTGGATGTGGGTCACTGCATTGTTTGGTATGGCGACAAAGTACGCAGAAGCAATCCTGGCGGTCAAGTATCGGGTAACCAATGAAAAAGGTGAAATATCCGGGGGACCGATGTATTATATCGAACGGGGTTTGGGATCAAAATGGCTGGCTGTATTATTCGCTCTCTTTGGAGCCATTGCCGCATTCGGTATCGGAAACATGGTGCAATCCCACTCTGTTTCCCAAGCCATTACGGATATTTCCGGAGGTGCGGTTCCCGGCTGGGTCACCGGAATCATTTTGGTGGTTCTGACCGGAATCGTGATTCTTGGAGGAATTCAATCCATCGGTAAAATTTCCTCTTATTTGGTACCCTTTATGGCTGTTTTCTATATTTTAGGCGGATTAGTTGTAATCGCTTTCAATATCGATCAGGTACCTGCCGCTGTCGGAATCATCATTAACGATGCCTTTACCGGTCAAGCCATGGCAGGGGGAGCCATCGGAGTCGTGATCCAACAAGGTGTCGCCCGGGGACTGTTTTCCAACGAGGCAGGGATGGGATCAGCTCCCATCGCCGCCGCCGCCGCCAAAACCGATTCACCGGGGCGTCAGGCTTTGGTTTCCATGACGGGGACATTCCTGGATACCATCGTGGTCTGTAGCATTACCGGACTGACACTTGTCATCTCCGGAGCATATGCCGACAGCAGTCTGGAAGGTGCTCACATGACCATTGCCGCCTTTAACCAAGGAATCCCCGTAATCGGCGGAGCCATCGTTTCCGTCGGATTGATTCTGTTTGCATACTCCACCATTTTAGGGTGGTCCTACTATGGTGAAAAGTGCTTTACCTATCTTTTCGGGGAACGGATTTTGATCGGTTACCGCATCATTTTCGTACTGGCCCTGTTTGTGGGAGCCATTCAAGAAATCGCATTGGTCTGGGGGATCTCAGACACCATGAATGCATTGATGGCCTTGCCCAACTTGATCGGATTGCTCCTCTTGTCCGGAGTTGTCGCTTCTGAAACCCGATCCTTCCGGGAACAGATCAAGCTGGAAAGGCAAATGAACAGCCGACAAAAACAGTCATCATAA
- the glsA gene encoding glutaminase A produces MQALLEELVKKNRSLCKEGKVADYIPELKKQNPFTLSITVVTPKGETYQAGDCSHSFTLQSISKVLTLILALMDHSYEKVFHHVGMEPTGDPFNSIYKLEMNQPGKPLNPMINAGALAVTSLIQGESVAERLERLLCLIRAMTGNPDISLNEDVYRSEAETAYRNRSLAYFLKEFGIIGDVEETLELYFKQCSIAVTCHDLAQIGLCLAQKGKNATGEQVLPVELDRLIKTFMVTCGMYNASGEFAIKAGIPAKSGVSGGIMAAVPHKMGIGVFGPSLDEKGNSIAGFQLLQDLSASKNLSVF; encoded by the coding sequence ATGCAAGCTTTGCTGGAAGAACTGGTGAAAAAGAATCGGTCTTTATGCAAGGAAGGAAAGGTGGCGGACTATATACCGGAATTGAAAAAACAAAATCCATTCACATTGAGCATCACGGTGGTAACTCCCAAAGGAGAAACATACCAGGCTGGAGACTGTTCCCATTCTTTTACCCTGCAAAGTATTTCGAAAGTCCTGACACTGATTTTGGCCCTGATGGATCATTCCTATGAAAAAGTATTTCATCATGTAGGGATGGAGCCCACAGGTGATCCGTTTAACTCCATATACAAATTGGAAATGAACCAACCCGGTAAACCGTTAAATCCGATGATCAATGCCGGAGCTTTAGCAGTAACCTCTCTGATCCAGGGGGAGTCTGTGGCGGAACGGTTGGAGCGGTTACTTTGCCTGATTCGTGCCATGACTGGTAACCCTGACATTTCGCTGAATGAAGATGTATATCGCTCAGAGGCGGAAACCGCTTATCGCAACCGTTCCTTGGCTTATTTTTTAAAGGAATTTGGAATAATTGGTGATGTGGAGGAAACCCTGGAACTTTATTTTAAGCAATGTTCCATTGCAGTTACTTGCCATGATCTGGCACAGATTGGTCTCTGCCTTGCCCAAAAAGGAAAAAATGCGACGGGGGAGCAAGTGTTACCGGTGGAACTGGATCGTTTGATAAAAACCTTTATGGTGACCTGTGGCATGTATAATGCTTCCGGAGAGTTTGCCATCAAAGCGGGAATTCCGGCAAAAAGCGGTGTATCCGGAGGAATCATGGCCGCAGTTCCTCATAAGATGGGAATTGGTGTTTTCGGCCCCTCCCTGGATGAAAAAGGGAACAGCATTGCCGGTTTTCAGTTGTTGCAAGATTTATCCGCAAGTAAAAATCTGAGTGTTTTTTAA
- a CDS encoding YlaN family protein has protein sequence MSTPTQTDLNQRAEQLLREDAYKIEQLIAVQLDNLTAPKCPLYEEVLDTQMFGLSREIDFAVRAGLITRAQGREIISDLEKKLAHLYSMVLPSPTPKG, from the coding sequence TTGTCTACACCGACTCAAACCGACTTGAACCAGCGTGCTGAGCAGTTGCTTCGGGAAGATGCATATAAAATTGAGCAACTGATTGCTGTCCAGCTGGACAATTTGACTGCACCCAAGTGTCCCCTTTATGAAGAGGTGTTGGATACACAGATGTTCGGACTTTCCCGGGAGATCGACTTTGCGGTACGTGCCGGTTTGATTACACGGGCGCAAGGTAGGGAGATCATCAGCGACTTGGAAAAAAAGTTGGCTCATCTTTATTCCATGGTACTTCCCTCCCCGACTCCAAAGGGATAA
- a CDS encoding transposase — MTNLLSLQDLIVIEPPQENESDMLFKVEAINPAERCPECVFDKLYKHSSRKQLIMDLLIRLKRVGLQLNRRRYKCCDVILHSGNALYPLTKRLVEAIEEQSMSKTFVEVAENVGVDEKTVRNVFKDYVSFKEREYQFETPKWLGIDGIHIIRKPRLVLTNVERRTIYDIKPNSNKETVIQRLSKISDRTYIEYVTMDMWKPYKDAIKTVLPHAKVVVEVPHYPNG, encoded by the coding sequence ATGACTAACCTATTATCCCTTCAAGACCTCATAGTTATTGAACCACCACAAGAAAATGAAAGCGATATGTTGTTTAAAGTGGAAGCAATCAACCCAGCAGAACGTTGTCCTGAATGTGTTTTTGACAAGTTATATAAGCACAGTTCACGAAAACAATTGATTATGGATTTGCTTATTCGTTTAAAGAGAGTGGGCTTACAATTGAATCGTAGACGTTATAAGTGTTGTGATGTGATTCTACATTCTGGGAACGCCTTATATCCATTGACCAAAAGGCTTGTAGAAGCTATCGAAGAACAATCCATGTCAAAAACCTTTGTAGAAGTTGCAGAAAATGTTGGTGTTGACGAGAAGACCGTCAGGAACGTCTTTAAGGACTACGTATCATTCAAAGAGCGAGAATACCAGTTTGAGACTCCTAAATGGCTTGGGATAGATGGAATACACATTATCCGTAAACCTCGCCTTGTATTGACTAACGTTGAACGTAGGACTATCTATGACATCAAGCCCAACAGTAATAAGGAAACAGTCATTCAACGCCTCTCAAAAATTAGTGACAGGACCTATATTGAATACGTCACAATGGATATGTGGAAGCCTTACAAAGATGCTATTAAAACCGTCTTACCACACGCGAAAGTGGTTGTAGAAGTTCCACATTATCCGAATGGCTAA